A stretch of the Papaver somniferum cultivar HN1 chromosome 6, ASM357369v1, whole genome shotgun sequence genome encodes the following:
- the LOC113287246 gene encoding uncharacterized protein At5g19025-like codes for MVDCRSLIEFCKAFEQHRNMANPSGFWDHRINHNQSRSKKNSNSLNPLSHTFCDHSPFAAIDIILLVMVLGALGVLTVPYFKLIFREVSELLPAAYVLIGDVIYNAPVAYAVGLVVTFVTVIVLWEIVHHKSRKCGNPFCKGLRKAVEFDIQLESEECVKYLPPVPEDIYGIQPLELGQDHKELEAELKKMAPLNGRTVLIFRAPCGCPAGRMEVWGPKKLRRIKK; via the coding sequence ATGGTTGATTGCCGGAGTTTGATTGAATTCTGCAAAGCTTTTGAGCAACATAGGAACATGGCAAATCCTTCAGGGTTTTGGGATCATCGGATTAACCACAATCAATCTCGTAGTAAGAAGAATAGTAACTCTTTAAACCCGCTATCCCACACTTTTTGTGACCACTCGCCATTCGCTGCAATTGATATCATTCTACTTGTAATGGTCCTTGGTGCACTTGGGGTTCTAACGGTACCATACTTCAAGCTAATTTTTCGTGAGGTTTCAGAGCTTCTACCGGCAGCTTATGTTCTCATTGGGGATGTTATATATAATGCACCTGTTGCTTATGCAGTCGGATTAGTTGTGACATTTGTTACAGTGATCGTGTTGTGGGAAATAGTTCATCATAAATCTAGAAAATGTGGGAATCCTTTCTGCAAGGGTCTGCGTAAGGCGGTAGAGTTTGACATCCAGCTTGAATCGGAAGAATGTGTTAAATACTTGCCACCAGTGCCCGAAGACATATATGGGATTCAACCTTTGGAACTTGGGCAAGACCATAAGGAATTGGAAGCAGAGCTGAAAAAGATGGCCCCACTCAATGGGCGGACTGTTCTTATCTTTCGAGCTCCTTGTGGATGTCCTGCTGGTAGAATGGAGGTTTGGGGCCCTAAGAAACTTCGAAGGATTAAGAAGTAG
- the LOC113287247 gene encoding myb-related protein 2-like isoform X2 encodes MYHHHQHHPHHLFMQEENGIADAGLVLSTDAKPRLKWTPELHQRFIEAVNQLGGADKATPKTIMKLMGVPGLTLYHLKSHLQKYRLGKNLQGQISNGINKIGCTSREPEDRMSEVSGALMSHTNLGGQTNNLQINEAIQMQIEVQRRLHDQLEVQRHLQLRIEAQGKYLQSVLEKAQQTLGGQTLSSTRLDADQVQLTELITEVSTDCINATVSLLKNPPALCHAQGQTTQPTDGSLDSCLTTCEGSHADQDMQNVGMGLRPYQQTAPLTQKETREFRLEQTEPTWGEKITETKMFSSPIESDLESMLFPIKGRTSDLSISTTADGKTGKTGTSISERRNKDDNFQDQSDDRKISICLDNEKKTDIFFPSVAEALDLNTQGKTGAVSNCKQFDLNGFSWN; translated from the exons ATGTATCACCATCATCAGCACCATCCTCATCATTTGTTCATGCAAGAGGAGAATGGCATTGCGGATGCAGGACTAGTACTCTCGACTGATGCTAAGCCTAGACTTAAGTGGACACCTGAACTACACCAACGCTTCATAGAAGCAGTCAATCAGCTTGGAGGTGCCGATA AAGCTACTCCCAAGACAATAATGAAGCTAATGGGGGTTCCAGGACTTACCTTGTATCACTTAAAGAGTCATCTTCAG AAGTACAGGCTCGGTAAGAATCTACAAGGACAGATTAGTAACGGAATCAACAAGATTG GTTGTACAAGCAGGGAACCAGAAGACAGGATGTCTGAAGTAAGTGGAGCACTAATGAGCCATACAAACCTTGGGGGTCAAACAAACAA CTTGCAGATAAATGAGGCAATACAGATGCAGATCGAAGTCCAAAGAAGGCTTCATGATCAGCTTGAG GTGCAACGACATTTGCAGCTGCGGATAGAGGCCCAGGGGAAGTACCTACAGTCCGTACTGGAGAAAGCCCAACAGACACTTGGAGGACAGACACTCAGTTCGACTAGACTTGATGCAGATCAAGTTCAACTAACCGAGCTAATCACAGAAGTGTCCACCGATTGCATAAATGCTACAGTTTCATTGCTGAAAAATCCACCTGCCCTCTGCCATGCTCAAGGACAAACAACACAGCCTACAGATGGTTCACTGGACAGCTGCCTGACAACGTGCGAGGGATCTCATGCGGACCAAGATATGCAAAATGTTGGGATGGGATTGAGACCTTACCAACAAACTGCACCCTTAACGCAGAAGGAAACTAGAGAATTCAGGCTCGAGCAGACTGAACCAACATGGGGTGAAAAAATAACTGAAACAAAAATGTTCTCTTCACCAATTGAAAGTGACCTGGAGAGTATGTTGTTCCCTATCAAAGGTAGAACCAGTGACTTATCTATAAGCACTACAGCTGACGGGAAAACCGGCAAAACCGGGACATCCATTTCTGAGAGAAGGAACAAGGATGACAATTTCCAAGACCAAAGCGACGACAGGAAAATTTCAATTTGCTTGGATAATGAGAAGAAAACAGATATATTTTTTCCTTCTGTAGCAGAGGCACTAGACTTAAATACCCAAGGAAAAACCGGTGCTGTGTCGAACTGCAAACAATTCGACTTGAATGGATTCAGCTGGAACTGA
- the LOC113287247 gene encoding myb-related protein 2-like isoform X1 produces MYHHHQHHPHHLFMQEENGIADAGLVLSTDAKPRLKWTPELHQRFIEAVNQLGGADKATPKTIMKLMGVPGLTLYHLKSHLQKYRLGKNLQGQISNGINKIGCTSREPEDRMSEVSGALMSHTNLGGQTNNSLQINEAIQMQIEVQRRLHDQLEVQRHLQLRIEAQGKYLQSVLEKAQQTLGGQTLSSTRLDADQVQLTELITEVSTDCINATVSLLKNPPALCHAQGQTTQPTDGSLDSCLTTCEGSHADQDMQNVGMGLRPYQQTAPLTQKETREFRLEQTEPTWGEKITETKMFSSPIESDLESMLFPIKGRTSDLSISTTADGKTGKTGTSISERRNKDDNFQDQSDDRKISICLDNEKKTDIFFPSVAEALDLNTQGKTGAVSNCKQFDLNGFSWN; encoded by the exons ATGTATCACCATCATCAGCACCATCCTCATCATTTGTTCATGCAAGAGGAGAATGGCATTGCGGATGCAGGACTAGTACTCTCGACTGATGCTAAGCCTAGACTTAAGTGGACACCTGAACTACACCAACGCTTCATAGAAGCAGTCAATCAGCTTGGAGGTGCCGATA AAGCTACTCCCAAGACAATAATGAAGCTAATGGGGGTTCCAGGACTTACCTTGTATCACTTAAAGAGTCATCTTCAG AAGTACAGGCTCGGTAAGAATCTACAAGGACAGATTAGTAACGGAATCAACAAGATTG GTTGTACAAGCAGGGAACCAGAAGACAGGATGTCTGAAGTAAGTGGAGCACTAATGAGCCATACAAACCTTGGGGGTCAAACAAACAA CAGCTTGCAGATAAATGAGGCAATACAGATGCAGATCGAAGTCCAAAGAAGGCTTCATGATCAGCTTGAG GTGCAACGACATTTGCAGCTGCGGATAGAGGCCCAGGGGAAGTACCTACAGTCCGTACTGGAGAAAGCCCAACAGACACTTGGAGGACAGACACTCAGTTCGACTAGACTTGATGCAGATCAAGTTCAACTAACCGAGCTAATCACAGAAGTGTCCACCGATTGCATAAATGCTACAGTTTCATTGCTGAAAAATCCACCTGCCCTCTGCCATGCTCAAGGACAAACAACACAGCCTACAGATGGTTCACTGGACAGCTGCCTGACAACGTGCGAGGGATCTCATGCGGACCAAGATATGCAAAATGTTGGGATGGGATTGAGACCTTACCAACAAACTGCACCCTTAACGCAGAAGGAAACTAGAGAATTCAGGCTCGAGCAGACTGAACCAACATGGGGTGAAAAAATAACTGAAACAAAAATGTTCTCTTCACCAATTGAAAGTGACCTGGAGAGTATGTTGTTCCCTATCAAAGGTAGAACCAGTGACTTATCTATAAGCACTACAGCTGACGGGAAAACCGGCAAAACCGGGACATCCATTTCTGAGAGAAGGAACAAGGATGACAATTTCCAAGACCAAAGCGACGACAGGAAAATTTCAATTTGCTTGGATAATGAGAAGAAAACAGATATATTTTTTCCTTCTGTAGCAGAGGCACTAGACTTAAATACCCAAGGAAAAACCGGTGCTGTGTCGAACTGCAAACAATTCGACTTGAATGGATTCAGCTGGAACTGA